Genomic segment of Ammospiza nelsoni isolate bAmmNel1 chromosome 2, bAmmNel1.pri, whole genome shotgun sequence:
AGCTTTCAGTTTTGGAACTGAATCTGGACTCACAAACCTAAAAATATTGGGTCATACTGCTTGCAAGTGAATGGAGAGTATCAGAGTCATTTCTCCAGAGCACCGAGAGACTTGTTGGGGTGTTTTGTAAACAGAAAGTGATAACATTGGATATTTACATTAAATGTCCACCAATCCACTTACCCCCTTCGACAGACTCTTCCACAATTCATCAGACAACtacatggaaatatttctggaTGCTCCATTCAGATTTTCCTCCAGTTTCAAACTCATCTTAGGTACTTCTCCCATCCACTTCTACAAGAGCTTCACATGTAGTTCGGGGACTGAGGTTCACGCAGAAACCATTGAACTTGTTTTAAAAAGTGTGAACTGCAGGGGCTCCTTTTGCAGCTGGTAAAAATCCTGATTTGTGAAATACTTTATTCCACTTACCTGAATTGATCTCTGCAGTTCGAGTGAAGCTTAAATTCACCTCAAACACTTCCTGTTTTCCCACttcactttgttttttcttttttttccttccaaaattaTCTAATgccatatttttttcatttttatgaacTTTAGTGACTCTCCCACTGCTGGGCTTGTGGAGGTGCCCTGGGATTTTGTTTTGATGATGAATCATTCCCTTTTTTCTGCAGTTGGTTTGAAACAATAGAGAGTGAACTGCTCTGTTCATTGCCAGGTGATGACATTTAAGGATTAACTGTTTCAAAGACTGCCATCCTGGTTGCCTTGTCTTGGCAGTTTTCCCTAAAATCTAAGAGTGATCAGAAGGATGCAGGAGACAGCTTCTTTGGAGAGGcaagaaaggacagaaaagaaaagtaCAGATGTGATCTCAGAACCAGGAGTTATATTTCATCAGATGTTTATCCACTTTTGCCAAGTTTTCAGTTGTAATCTGCTGAGAAAAATCTCCACCCTACCCCTTAACCTTGGGCTGATTTAATTCTCTTGAGGCCTAATCTGATGACAAAACCCAAGCTGCCAGGGATACAAACAAGAGAAATAGAGAGCAGAATCAATTTAAGTTCCAGACCCAGTCCAAGTCCTTCagttctcctgcttttcctttgtgtgaAGCTGAGGAGTAGGGTGTAACTGaaaagtatttctgtattttgtcTCTGAAAATGTTATGTAATAAcgattttaaaaaataagaaatgacactaattttaaattatgtttggGAGAGCTAGAAGATCCTACAAGCTTCAGGAAACGTGAGAAAACCTCTATCTTAGAAAAGATCTTTATACCAGAAGAATGATGCTTACAACAACGCTCCCTCATGATCTTCCTTGTTACCTTAGAAACTTCTTCTAGGTAAAACCACAGGCCTAAGTGTGTCTCTATAGATGAGAAACTGGCCTTAACAAGTGAGCCTGCAAACTGCTCAAGAtcaaaataaattgatttttatttatttactgatCTGGTCTACTTTCTGTATTTGGACAAAGCTTCCAGTGTGTAAAGAATGTGTTCTTGTCTGTAAGTGGATTCCCTTAACCTTCTGTTTTAGCACTggctttctttgtttttctcacaATATTCTTCATATGTGATCTGCATTTGTTTTCAACGTCACCTAAGAGATCAAATGTGTTTCTTTGTGTCTCATGACATGATGAAGAGAGAAGAACCTCAAATTTCATAAGATCCATGGGGATTTTGTTGCTAGATTTGGGTAGAAGGCTCTGGAACATCACAAGATCAGGATGTGGTGCCTAAGTTAGCTGCATATTTACTGCTTCTTAGAGAATGCTGTtgtctgtgcagctgctgtactgagattaataaaaaaagcaaaccaaactcCCCTGGAGCTCATCCGTACCAGTAAGTGTCATCCTCTCTTCTGTCTGGGAGAGAAGAGATTTTAGTGCTGaagtttcaaatattttatgcaAACTGAATGCCTCTCGGGTcaaacacagctccaggagaTGGCAGTGGAAAAGCAACATGTAGCCTGGAGGTGAACACGTTGTGCTGTACATAAGCAGACCTCTACAGGCCAGTCCTGACCAGCCCTTTGAAAGCAAGCTGTGCTGGGCTACAGTGGAAGTTGCCCCAAGGACTCACTCTCTGCCACTGGCAGCCAGTGAACAGCAAACAGTGGTGGTGAAAGTGTGGGAGATGTCCCAAGGTCTTCAAGGCTGGCTCACCTATCCTACTGCCTCACCATGGATGATGAAAATGTAGAACTGCCTTGGGAGTATCCTGGGAAAATGTAACATGACCATGTGTCTGAGCCTGTGAGCAGGATGCTGAGATTAAACCTGTTGTTattgctgggagagctgggggaaaGATcttatgatttcttttttacatGTAAGCTGGAACACGGTGGCTGTAGCAATGCAGCTCTCTGGTTGTCGCCCCAAGCTTCAATTCTGAGGCAGGAGTGGATTTGTTGGGAGGCTCCTGCCAGCAGGAAGTGTCACATAGTGCCTAGGTGGCTCCAGCTCACTTGTGGTAGGTGCTTCCTCCGCTGGGGTCAGCCACCACAGAGGCTGGACCAGCAGGCTCTGTggccaggcaggggcagagtTATGGCTGATGTAGAGAAAGGTACCCCCTGGGAAGTTCAGACAGGAACTGGTGGCCCCAAACCCAGCTGAAATGGGGCCCTGGGCTGATGGGGAGGCCCCAGtttggctgggcagggacagtgatGTCTACTATGTGCAGAGTGTATACAGACACGATGCTCTAAATAGTGCAGTTCCTTGGGGAAATGCCCAGGACTATGTAAAACCACAGTCAGTTTTCATGTGGCTTCTGTTCACTgtggtttcttttctcttttacagCTCCCCATCTGTGGTCAGCAGTTCTGAAGGGCTTGGCCATAGGCTTTGGCATACTGAGCATCTCCCTGGCAATTGCTTTGATTTGGAAGATGAGTAAGTGCACAGagggctgctgagcaggagcaaCCAACAGCAAGGGAGCAGCGACACATCTAACCACAGAAACTCCATCGTATGGAGTTAAAACCAGGAGCTCTTCTAGGTTTCTACCAGCCTTATGTACCCACTGCCTGTCCAGAATATTTTGAAGAATAGATTCCTCATGCAGACTCCAGGAAACCATTTCAGATCCTGTGGCAAAGAACAGTTAAATATATTGAAAAGTCTTTGTAGACTTGCCTGGTAAATGTAGTGGTAAACTATAGAACAAATAGGTCTGTAATATATTTCCAGGCATGCAGATGGTGCAAGACTATGTGGAGAAGCTTCCTGTTAGTTGCTTAAAATCCATCCACCCAAGCTGAGATGTGATCACACCATACCCACAGAGCGTGATCTGTGTTCAGATAGCCAGCTGGGTATCTGAAATGGGTATCTAGATACCTATTATTGGGTATCTGAGAGGTTTAGTGGAAACCTGGGGGTGAGGTGAGTGTGTGCATGCTTGCCACCAGCATCAGAGAACATGGGACTATTGTAAGATTTTGAAATTACACTATTATTTTCAGAATCTTGTCCTGATTTgagttttctgcatttcagctaTTCAAATGAGTTGTTTCTCAGTAGGTCCTTGCTGACAAGTGTTTCTGCTGGTTAATGGTAGAGAAGAAGATGAGTATTTTGACTTCTTTACAGGTGACGGCCACCCACACTGCCCTCAAGAGTGGGTGGCCTACAGAGGGAGCTGCTActccttctccacagagaagaaggactggaattccagccaggaatcctgcagggcacaaggAGCTCACCTCCTGGTGATCAATGATACCTTGGAGATGGTAATGGTTTTCTTTGGCTTTGAGGATCTCCCATTTCCTTGCAGATACCCAAGTGACTGGCATACAAGCAGTGCTGTCACTTCAgcaatattttggttttaaaggAGAGGAGGGCTTTATGACTGTGGTGTTACACATCACAAAGTTTGCAGGAAGCAGAGAAGCAAAGGGGAGAACGGAGAGATGAGGGTCACTGTCAGGTACTCAGAGTACCCTATGAAGGATGGTAGGAGACAGCCTTCTCCACTGTTCCTCTCCACCTCCTCTCCTATTCCCAATAAGACTGATATGAATGATTACAGTGGCACTGAGCAGTCATTGTATTCATTGCCTACAAACTGATATGTTCCCCCTCTCAAGGAGTGCTTCCTTTGCAAAAGCAATACTTGTTCTCCCTGTGAgcgctccagctcctcctgctcagtGACCCATGCCGTTCCCTGGGTTCATGCTTAGATATTTCTTTCTCAGTCTCTTTTCAATGCTTACTTCCTCCCTCTGCCGTAATacctcagctgtgctggtggaaTAAGGGACCATGTGTTCCACTGCAGGTGCTCTCTGGGGGCAGGGGCACGTATTGTCCCTAGAGAAAGGGGCAGTGCTGATTACTGGGGCGCTGAGGCACATCTGCTTAAGTAGAGCAGAAACCTTGATCCGGTTTTGCTCGAGCCAGGGCTTATTAGCTCAGGTCCGATGAACGTGGACAGCTTCCAGGCCGTGGACAGAAGTTGCATTGTGTGATGTCCTCTGGAGGATTACAAAGCCAGGTCTCTGCTTGACTGGGAGTATCTACCAGGCTCTCAGATTTGCTTAGACAAATCCTGTCTCCTTGAGAAATAGGCATCTTCCCCAGATTACCCATTTCTTTAGCATGAAGAAAACCTTCCTGCTCCCGCTGCTTTCTTACCACCATCTCAGCTACTAGGTTACCCATTATCCCTGCTcagggatagggttagggttagattagggttagggtttagaCTCACCCATCTAAACAAGACTTTTCTAGTTATCCATGTCTTGTACTGCAAAGGCTGTGATTGCTCAACCTCCAAGTGCTAGGGAAACATAGTCATCTCCAAACCACCAGCGACACTCCAGTGATTCCTCAAGCTGCTCCTATTCCCACAACTTTTTAACCAAGCCAGCTTTGTTAATGCTTCTCTCTGAAGATGCCTTCTCTGAAGCTTTGTTTATGGCAGCAGGAGATAAGGATGGAGCCCAGCCATACCTCTGACAGGTTGCTGTTCTTTGGTTGCAAAGGTGGACAAGATAAACTTACATTTCCTGGCTTTGTCTTTTTTATAGAGAGGAGGATTGGGGATGGGGAATTTACTTCAGGGCTGAATTTCTGTTGCAGGCTTCACCTTTTAACAATAATCAGAGATTAAAAGTTAGCTAAAAGGAAATGAACATTGAAAACACATAGGGGGAAAATGTgtatgaaatttaaaaagctttcaTACTGGGCTTGTTACACATATCTGTCGGTGCCTGCACTTCCTGCCCTATTTGCCCTGATTTTACCTTTAATTGTTAATACTTCTTATTAGCTTGCTAGTTAGCTGTATAGTAGGGTGTtgatattaatattaataacatATCTTCCTACATAAAGCTCTGTGCAGGAAATTCCAGGAGACTGGGGTACAGTTCATAGAATCATATACTCACAGAATATGCAGAGtaggaagggacccatcaggatcattgaATCTGACTCCTGGCTGTGTCATTAGAAGGTGTGGGGAAGCAGTATTGTTAGTCACTTAAGGAACAGTGAGGTGAGGGGATGTATCTTGCTCTCTGTTCTCTTTACTTATCTCAATTTTCAAGCTGGTTTTCATTAGTCACTTTGTAATTCATCATCATTTCTAGGATCTGTTCAAGCTTATTCAAGCAGAACATTTCTGGATTGGACTGAGGAACAGTACAAGCTCTGGATGGATTTGGGAGGATGGCTCTGTATTAAGTGATACCAGGTGAGTTtcattctgttttaaaaacaatagtGCTTATTCAGATTGCCTGGTGTTCCAGAACAGCCAGAGTTCCTCCTCCAGATGTCAGGAGCTTTCTTCCTGGGCAGATTTTCTTCTTGCCGTCACTGTACTGCACTAAGCTCAATAGTGTTTACTTTTCACTGCCCTGTACCTTGTAAAGGCATGTACCTGTCAAAAGCAGGTCAAGTATTAGTATCTCATTCTCTGCttccctccagctgctcagACCAAGGACTTTATTTACCTGCACCAGCACACAGATGCTTGGTCAGAAAGACAAATGGCTTTACTGGCTTTAGCCACCTTGCACCCATTCTGTAGAATGCTGGTGTCACTGGGTGCAAGAACCCAGCCCTTTCCTGCTCTACTGGTGCCAACCTAAGTCAGAACTTTAATTTAATCTCAGTCTTTATTTGGACAAAAGTCAGTGTGTTCCATgagggaaaacatttttttatctgGTGACTTTGCCTGGCCCTTTCCTTTTTATGGCAGTTAAGGCAATGAGTTAGTTTCTAAAGCCTCTCCAGCAAGCAAAACTTGCCCAAGATCTCACTGTCAACAGATCAGTACTCTGAGCACTTGGCTTAGTTCCCTGAATAAATTCAGCTTTCTGTTCCTACAAACTCCTTGAAGGCAGTGATCATTCCATGAGACTTTCATTCAAATACCACTGCCACTCACATGCTGATGGCTATCACTGCCACTACAGGGAATTTTGTCTGAGTTTGGTTCTGTGATGGCAAAATTACTTAGCTGTGGCAGGTAGATAGGTTCTTtttgtacattttattttctaacagCTGCCTTTTGGAGGTCAGGTTGTTTCTCTTCCTCTGGGCTACACCCTTCAAAAGCagatgtttttaatttcttgtctCCAGGAGACAAtctcagtattttctttcattctcaCTATTGTTCCATGTCTCTTGCAGGGTCCATGCTAACAGCCCTGTGCAAAGTTGTGCTGTCCTGATGAAAGATCAGTTTCATGCCTCCAGCTGTGAAGTTTTGTTTCAGTGGATCTGTGAGAAAACACTTAGATAAATCCCATGTGCTTTTTCATCTCACAACGACCTCATCAGCGGTATGAGTTGATCATTGCCCTGCAAACTGAAGCCTCATACAGGACCAAGGACTTGCCTTTTCCATACCCTCACTAAAGTGTTTTACAAGGACAGGTTTGTTGTTCAATTACTCTCAGTATagatttattttcagttcaCAAGTGTTGGATTACTGCTCTTTGTGACCAGATGAGACCTGGGACGTATTCCCTGACCTACTCTTTCCCTTATTTATCCAATAAAGGCAAATAAAAGCTTTGTCACAACAGGTGTCTTCAGAACTCTGAGGGGGACCTAGTCATTTTCCCTCACTTCTAAGTATCAGATTTCATTTCCATTCCCTGCAACTCCATTGTCTGATATCAGAAGGACCAGGAAAGGAGGCCTGCTGTTCATTGACAGAAACATATAAACACATTTCTCCTAGTGGCAGCTTCTCCTTTTGCATGACAGTGGTATGAGTGGGAGAGAAGAGGGTGAAATGAACCTGCAGCTTCTGTAAATCCAGCAgtgaaaataaatcttggaCTGCACTGAAACAAAAGTTTGTACCTGTGCTACTTCTTCTCTCTGTTGGAAGGAATTAGGCATGTTTAAGCAAGCTAGTCAAGAAACTGGCCTTCTGGAGTCAAAGGAATACAGCTAATTCTGTGTAATTATTTAATCCACCAGGAACCTGTTTTCCTCCCCACCTGTGTGTTTTCTTACTGCAGATAGAGGAAGCAGTGGGCAAGCTCTTAATGCAATGATCTTTCAGTTCAAATAGAGCAGAGACAGGCTCAGAGTTTGAATGCCATAAACCCACAGTGAATATTTGGGAACACTGTCTTCAGTTCTGGGCTGCTcagtacaagagaga
This window contains:
- the KLRG1 gene encoding killer cell lectin-like receptor subfamily G member 1; the encoded protein is MEASRSQISAVDESEEVTYTSVRFSQTPPPRPKAPQEKRAPHLWSAVLKGLAIGFGILSISLAIALIWKMSDGHPHCPQEWVAYRGSCYSFSTEKKDWNSSQESCRAQGAHLLVINDTLEMDLFKLIQAEHFWIGLRNSTSSGWIWEDGSVLSDTRVHANSPVQSCAVLMKDQFHASSCEVLFQWICEKTLR